The genome window CGGCAGTGTTTGCGGAGAGTCTTGGTCTTAACTGTCATTGATTTCGCTTTCTTTCAGATGGCATCTAACGGACTTTAGGAAAATTCTAGTTCAGGATTAAGATCGTGCTGTAGGCGAACGCGGGATGCCATCCCAAAGTATTTTCGGGCCCTTCCGCTATTCGTGATAAATGCACGAAACCATTTAAAATATTCAATTTTTCAAATGAAGTCAATGAACTAATGCGACATCAAGGACAGCAGAGAGGAGTTAAACCGAGTTGGAAAGTATGGAGAATGATATTCAAATGCCTTCTGGGATTGGTGCTTGTGAGCAGCATCTTACTGATTTCGGTCTTGAGTTGGGGTGTGAGTATCGTTTGGCGTTCAAAACCTGACTACGATGGTCTTTTACGAAACCCACAGCTTCAAGCTGAGGTCACAATCCTCCGGGATCAGTGGGGAGTCCCACACATCCAAGCCTCTCATTTAAATGATGCCTGGTTTGCTCTAGGGTTCACTGTCGCTCAGGATCGCTTACCCCAGCTGGTCTGGTTCAAACTCCTGGGCCAAGGGAGACTTTCGGAAGTTTTGGGACTTTGGGAACCTGTGAAAAGAATCGACCTACTAATGCGTGGATTTCAACTACATCAGGTTGGGCAACGTATGCTTGATTTGGCCAGCCCTGAAGCAAAACAGGCCTTTACAGCATACTATGCTGGGGTAAATCTGTTCTTGAAGCGGCAATCAGTTTTACCAATAGAGTTGGAATTACTCCAACTGTCTGGTTATGAGATTGAACCCTTTGTCAAAGATGATCTCGTGGGAATGGTGGGTGTGATGGCTCTGCAACTCCACCTTGCTATGCGAGAAGATTTACTTGCTGAAAAGCTCGCGCGAAAAGTAGGTGAAGAGAAGCTAAGAGAACTCTTCCCTAATTATCATGGAGGATCTCCAGCTGTTTTGTCCTCACCTCTTAAGATTGGTCATCAATTTTCACTTCCAAAAGATGAGATTACAGAGCTCCTGACATGGCTAGAGCCCTTCATGGGCATGGGCCATAGCAACAATTGGGTTATTGCCCCCAAACATACAGTAACCCAAGCAGCCTTGCTGGCACATGATCCCCACCTCGGTCTTGGTATTCCAAATTTCTTTTACGAAGCGCATGTGCAGACACCGGAGATGGAAATTGCAGGTTCCATGGTTCCCGGGCTGCCTTTCCTGGTATCAGGTCATAACACAAAAATCGCTTGGGGAATGACGAGCCTGCATGCAGATGCTGGAGATTACTTCTCAGAGATACTGAGTCCTGATGGCAGGTTTGTTCAAATCAATGGTGAATGGCAACCCCTGACTACACTTGAAGAGCGCTTGAAGGGTCGCTGGTCTGAGGAGACATTTTTACTGAGAGAGACTCCTCATGGGCCAATTATCAATGATTTTTTTCGCCCCAACGATTTAGAAGGTTTCCAAAACGAAATACTGAGTTTTCGCTGGACATTGCTGGTGGACAAAGCCAGCAGCGAGATTGAAGGCTTCTTTAAATTGAATCAAGCAAGCAACTGGAACGAATTCCGGTTGGCTCTCTCCTATTTTGGGGGCCTTCAACAGAACTTTGTATATGCAGACAAGCAGGGCAATATTGGTCTTCACCCCGCTGCTAGCCTGCCAATTCGCCAGCTAACTGGACAAAGAATCCTCCCCGGTCATGATGGCTCAGCTAATTGGTTGGGGCTGCGGAG of SAR324 cluster bacterium contains these proteins:
- a CDS encoding penicillin acylase family protein codes for the protein MIFKCLLGLVLVSSILLISVLSWGVSIVWRSKPDYDGLLRNPQLQAEVTILRDQWGVPHIQASHLNDAWFALGFTVAQDRLPQLVWFKLLGQGRLSEVLGLWEPVKRIDLLMRGFQLHQVGQRMLDLASPEAKQAFTAYYAGVNLFLKRQSVLPIELELLQLSGYEIEPFVKDDLVGMVGVMALQLHLAMREDLLAEKLARKVGEEKLRELFPNYHGGSPAVLSSPLKIGHQFSLPKDEITELLTWLEPFMGMGHSNNWVIAPKHTVTQAALLAHDPHLGLGIPNFFYEAHVQTPEMEIAGSMVPGLPFLVSGHNTKIAWGMTSLHADAGDYFSEILSPDGRFVQINGEWQPLTTLEERLKGRWSEETFLLRETPHGPIINDFFRPNDLEGFQNEILSFRWTLLVDKASSEIEGFFKLNQASNWNEFRLALSYFGGLQQNFVYADKQGNIGLHPAASLPIRQLTGQRILPGHDGSANWLGLRRTLELPFSYNPAKGWVGSANNSLEEPGMGNVKGYFAPGERMRRMEQLLQGSGFLSPQAMQRFQNDTCYPLARLIKEAWDHLDSMEPIQGVPVSFLLKNWDGCFATESVAASLVAQWEWEFHEILFKDELGEELSEDYRGYASQALVRQILNGLAQTWVDDISTSNKETLNEVVLSAMEQAITKLSASHGNDWQAWKWGKIQTLQMKHPFGWIPGLGRWFSVGPFPAPGYRSTLRRASSNPPVWNVKHGASIRQVIDFSDLNRSSSVLPTGQSMHPLSPFFANQAPLYSRGESHPLLIDYREIRANQLHQWQLLPMK